One genomic window of Pungitius pungitius chromosome 11, fPunPun2.1, whole genome shotgun sequence includes the following:
- the crabp2a gene encoding cellular retinoic acid-binding protein 2a has product MERQIPDFSGTWEMKSSENFEELLKKLAVNKMLRLIAVKAASKPLVEITQDGETLSIKTSTTVRTTHITFTVGQEFNEATVDGRPCTSFPRWETDSKITCEQTLPKGEGPKTSWTREITNDGKLILTMGADDVICTRVYERQ; this is encoded by the exons ATGGAGCGCCAAATCCCTGATTTCTCCGGCACCTGGGAGATGAAGAGCTCTGAAAACTTCGAGGAACTTTTGAAAAAATTGG CTGTGAACAAGATGCTGCGTTTAATTGCCGTGAAGGCCGCCTCCAAGCCTCTGGTGGAGATCACGCAGGACGGAGAGACGCTGTCCATCAAAACCTCCACCACAGTCCGCACCACCCACATCACTTTCACCGTGGGGCAGGAGTTCAACGAGGCCACTGTGGACGGACGTCCCTGCACG AGTTTCCCACGCTGGGAAACCGACAGCAAGATCACTTGTGAGCAGACGCTGCCGAAAGGAGAAGGGCCCAAGACGTCCTGGACCCGAGAGATCACCAATGACGGCAAACTGATCCTG aCCATGGGAGCAGATGATGTCATATGCACCAGAGTCTACGAGCGACAATGA
- the LOC119197572 gene encoding uncharacterized protein LOC119197572: MASLRAFLPLALCLLISHQTFAKNDAPCQLSNWKSGFNTFLKRHLRSDTPPSEDKNQWEDYIKTHGGCDRPTQSFLPTSDEARVKAVCTNKGGAVYKDNLCISREPFTFVTVRSAPGTCGIRSVTKETKHLILACEELSDQCLPVHFEGNPTGATPARNAKGCQETRSSDAAASFKTTWIWLLLAVLVIVYGFQR, translated from the coding sequence ATGGCTTCTCTACGAGCTTTTCTCCCGCTTGCCCTCTGTCTCCTAATCAGTCATCAAACATTTGCTAAAAACGACGCTCCATGCCAGCTTTCCAACTGGAAAAGTGGCTTCAACACCTTCCTCAAACGCCACCTGCGCTCTGACACTCCTCCTTCCGAGGACAAAAACCAGTGGGAGGATTACATCAAGACCCACGGCGGCTGTGACCGACCCACTCAGTCTTTCCTGCCCACAAGCGACGAGGCCAGAGTGAAGGCCGTGTGCACCAACAAAGGGGGGGCGGTGTACAAGGACAACCTGTGCATCAGCCGGGAGCCTTTCACCTTCGTCACGGTGAGGAGCGCGCCGGGGACGTGCGGCATCAGGAGCGTCACGAAGGAAACCAAACATCTGATCTTGGCCTGTGAGGAGTTGAGCGACCAGTGCCTGCCGGTCCATTTTGAGGGGAACCCTACAGGTGCAACGCCGGCCCGCAACGCCAAAGGCTGCCAGGAGACGCGCAGCAGTGACGCCGCTGCCAGCTTTAAGACGACGTGGATCTGGTTGCTCTTGGCTGTTCTTGTTATTGTTTATGGCTTCCAACGTTGA